The proteins below come from a single Paludibacter jiangxiensis genomic window:
- a CDS encoding MarC family protein produces the protein MIMHLDLLEIISAFVVLFAIIDALGSIPIVLSIKQKQRINPLTVVGASFGVMLGFLYAGDIVLSMFGVDIKSFAVAGSFVLFFMAMEMTLGVEIFKMDGPEKVASIVPLAFPLIAGPGSFTSLLSLRAEYQTINIIIALSLNMIFVYLVLVLTDKIEKFIGKGGIYILRKFFGIILLAIAVKLFATNIATFFNH, from the coding sequence ATTATCATGCATTTAGATTTGTTAGAAATAATAAGCGCTTTCGTTGTACTGTTTGCGATCATAGATGCACTTGGTTCGATTCCTATTGTACTGAGCATCAAACAAAAACAACGCATAAATCCTCTTACTGTGGTGGGAGCATCGTTTGGGGTGATGCTTGGCTTTTTATATGCCGGAGATATTGTGCTAAGCATGTTTGGTGTTGATATCAAGTCATTTGCAGTTGCAGGTTCTTTCGTTTTGTTTTTTATGGCGATGGAAATGACTTTAGGCGTTGAGATATTCAAAATGGATGGACCCGAGAAAGTTGCATCTATTGTGCCCCTTGCTTTCCCGTTAATTGCAGGTCCCGGGTCATTCACCTCCCTACTCTCACTTAGAGCTGAATATCAAACCATTAATATCATAATCGCACTTTCACTTAACATGATATTTGTATATTTGGTACTTGTGCTCACAGATAAGATAGAAAAATTTATCGGGAAAGGAGGAATCTATATTCTTCGAAAGTTTTTTGGCATCATTTTGTTGGCCATTGCGGTTAAACTATTTGCAACCAATATCGCCACTTTCTTTAATCATTAG
- a CDS encoding diacylglycerol kinase family protein has protein sequence MAQTGFSFGRLLRSFGYAAKGIVASYSKNHVNIKIHTFVALTVILLGILLTISSMEWAILILCCGVVIAAEMFNTAIEALVDMVSPKWDSKAGLVKDISAGAVLILAITSVVIGLIIFLPKIIALLN, from the coding sequence ATGGCACAAACTGGCTTTTCTTTCGGCCGCTTACTCAGAAGTTTTGGCTATGCAGCTAAAGGAATAGTAGCCTCATACTCAAAGAACCATGTCAATATCAAAATACACACTTTTGTTGCATTGACTGTAATCTTGCTGGGTATATTATTGACCATAAGTTCGATGGAATGGGCAATTTTGATCTTGTGCTGTGGAGTTGTGATTGCGGCTGAAATGTTCAATACCGCGATTGAAGCATTGGTAGATATGGTTTCTCCCAAATGGGATTCTAAGGCAGGACTTGTAAAAGATATTTCTGCGGGAGCAGTGTTGATATTAGCGATCACTTCTGTAGTAATCGGATTGATAATCTTTCTCCCTAAAATTATTGCTCTGTTGAATTAA
- the xseB gene encoding exodeoxyribonuclease VII small subunit — translation MATAKKISYTDSLKELEEILAKLESEDISLEELSPLVKKASLIIERCKQQLFDTDAEIQQMLDNIN, via the coding sequence ATGGCTACAGCAAAAAAAATATCCTATACAGATTCTTTGAAAGAACTTGAAGAAATATTGGCTAAACTTGAATCAGAGGACATCTCTTTAGAAGAATTGTCACCATTGGTAAAAAAAGCATCGTTGATCATTGAACGCTGTAAACAACAATTATTTGATACAGATGCAGAAATTCAGCAAATGCTTGATAATATCAATTAA
- the rfbB gene encoding dTDP-glucose 4,6-dehydratase has translation MKTILITGGAGFIGSHVVRLFVNKYPEYHIVNLDALTYAGNLENLTDVAQRPNYTFVKADITDTEAIQALFNKYDFQGVIHLAAESHVDRSITDPFSFIRTNILGTVNLIHAAKESWKGKMGGRLFYHISTDEVYGSLGKTGMFAETTSYDPRSPYSSSKASSDHLVRAYHHTYGLPVVVSNCSNNYGSHQFPEKLIPLSINNIKHNKPIPIYGKGENIRDWLFVEDHASAIDTIFHKGKVGETYNIGGINEWTNIDLIHLLCKIMDKKLGRPEGESAKLITFVTDRAGHDLRYAIDSSKLQRELGWHPSLQFEEGLEKTVDWYLANESWMENITSGEYQKYYAKQYENR, from the coding sequence ATGAAAACTATTTTAATTACCGGCGGTGCCGGCTTTATTGGATCTCATGTTGTAAGGTTGTTTGTTAATAAATATCCTGAATATCATATTGTTAATCTGGATGCTTTAACTTATGCAGGGAATCTTGAGAATTTGACAGATGTCGCTCAACGACCTAATTATACGTTTGTTAAAGCAGATATTACAGATACAGAAGCTATTCAGGCTTTGTTTAATAAATATGATTTTCAAGGAGTTATTCATCTTGCTGCTGAGTCTCATGTGGATAGATCAATTACAGATCCGTTTTCTTTTATCCGAACAAATATTTTGGGAACAGTGAACTTGATTCACGCCGCAAAAGAATCATGGAAAGGAAAAATGGGAGGTCGTCTTTTTTACCACATTTCAACAGACGAAGTATATGGTTCTCTTGGAAAAACAGGAATGTTCGCAGAGACTACTTCGTATGATCCAAGAAGTCCATATTCCTCATCTAAAGCAAGTTCTGATCATTTAGTTCGGGCTTATCATCATACGTATGGTCTTCCGGTTGTAGTTTCAAATTGTTCAAATAATTATGGCTCTCATCAGTTCCCTGAAAAGCTAATTCCGCTTTCTATTAACAACATCAAACACAATAAGCCAATTCCAATTTATGGCAAAGGTGAAAATATTAGAGACTGGTTATTTGTAGAAGATCATGCCTCAGCGATTGATACCATTTTCCATAAAGGTAAGGTCGGCGAGACGTACAATATCGGAGGCATAAATGAATGGACCAATATTGATTTAATTCATTTGTTGTGTAAAATTATGGATAAAAAGCTGGGGCGTCCGGAAGGAGAATCGGCTAAACTGATTACTTTTGTTACAGACCGGGCAGGGCATGATTTACGTTATGCAATCGATTCGTCTAAGCTGCAAAGAGAACTCGGATGGCATCCTTCTCTGCAATTTGAAGAAGGTCTTGAAAAAACTGTGGACTGGTATTTAGCAAATGAGAGTTGGATGGAGAATATCACAAGTGGTGAATATCAGAAGTATTATGCCAAACAATACGAAAACAGATAA
- a CDS encoding DUF349 domain-containing protein, with amino-acid sequence MDDNNAQLPVNEVSKAESIALQETESGIVDQEQENVDTTNNFTEAYVALSQTELVEKLKEVMNKSVAEIEKEEIDAIRQLFYKKNKAEIENQKKAFIENGGEESAFEPETDNNEIVLKELLQKYREEKASHYDAVEKEREENLSKKVAILDQLKTIAESGDLGESLSVFRKLQQEWKAIGQVPQAKVNELWKTYNLYMERFYDLIKINNEMRDYDFKKNLEQKTVLCDTAEKLTEEKDVVAASRLLQKLHEEWREIGPVARELREDLWNRFKNASTVINKKHQEFFASLKAQEEVNLTAKTALCEQVEAIDLTTLKTYKDWEAKTTEIVGLQQQWKTIGFAPRKENIKIYERFRSACDQFFRSKSEFMKATKAELDTNYEKKKALCEKAESLKDSTDWKATTQIMVDIQKEWKTVGPVQKKYSDMLWKRFVSACDYFFEQKEKVFSSKKSEEHTNLALKKDLIDSIANFVKGEDIQESLNELKALIAKWSTIGHVPFKEKDKIFKAFKDAVNKQMDALNIDAINRKLISFKDNIEKIADGEHPNQLYREREKLLRIYDSLKAEISTYENNMGFISAKSKKSDLIVQELEHKIERLKEERNLIEKKIKLIDESL; translated from the coding sequence ATGGATGACAACAATGCTCAACTTCCGGTAAATGAAGTTAGCAAAGCCGAATCAATTGCTTTACAAGAAACCGAAAGTGGAATTGTAGATCAGGAACAAGAGAATGTTGACACAACAAACAACTTTACTGAAGCTTATGTTGCTCTTTCTCAAACGGAATTAGTAGAAAAGCTCAAAGAAGTTATGAATAAGTCTGTTGCTGAAATAGAAAAAGAAGAGATTGATGCAATCAGGCAATTATTCTACAAGAAGAATAAAGCCGAGATAGAAAATCAGAAAAAAGCTTTTATAGAGAATGGTGGTGAAGAATCGGCCTTCGAACCGGAGACAGATAACAACGAGATTGTTCTGAAAGAATTGCTTCAAAAATACAGAGAAGAAAAAGCCTCCCATTATGATGCAGTCGAAAAAGAAAGAGAAGAAAATCTTTCTAAGAAAGTGGCTATTCTTGACCAACTAAAAACGATTGCAGAATCAGGAGATTTGGGAGAATCTCTGTCTGTATTTCGGAAACTTCAGCAAGAATGGAAAGCAATAGGCCAGGTGCCACAAGCCAAAGTCAATGAATTGTGGAAAACCTACAATTTATACATGGAGCGTTTCTATGATTTGATAAAGATCAACAATGAAATGCGCGACTATGATTTCAAAAAGAATCTGGAACAGAAAACCGTGCTTTGTGATACGGCAGAAAAGCTTACTGAAGAAAAAGATGTGGTTGCTGCATCACGTTTGCTTCAAAAACTCCACGAAGAATGGAGAGAAATTGGCCCTGTTGCCCGCGAACTCAGAGAAGATTTGTGGAATCGTTTTAAGAATGCCTCCACTGTCATCAATAAGAAACATCAGGAATTTTTTGCTTCTCTGAAAGCGCAGGAAGAAGTAAATCTAACTGCAAAAACAGCTTTATGTGAACAAGTGGAAGCTATTGACCTTACCACATTAAAGACATATAAAGACTGGGAAGCAAAAACTACTGAAATAGTTGGACTTCAGCAGCAATGGAAAACCATTGGATTTGCACCAAGAAAAGAAAACATCAAAATATACGAACGCTTCCGTTCTGCTTGCGATCAATTTTTCCGCTCCAAGAGCGAATTTATGAAAGCGACCAAAGCAGAACTTGACACGAACTATGAAAAAAAGAAAGCGTTGTGTGAAAAAGCTGAGTCGCTGAAAGACAGTACAGACTGGAAAGCAACTACACAAATAATGGTTGACATTCAAAAAGAATGGAAAACCGTAGGGCCTGTACAAAAGAAATATTCTGACATGCTTTGGAAGCGTTTTGTTTCTGCCTGTGATTATTTCTTTGAACAGAAAGAAAAAGTATTTTCTTCCAAAAAATCAGAAGAACATACAAACCTTGCACTCAAGAAGGATTTAATCGATAGCATTGCTAATTTTGTCAAAGGGGAAGATATTCAGGAATCATTAAATGAGTTGAAAGCCCTTATTGCAAAATGGAGTACAATCGGACACGTTCCGTTCAAGGAGAAAGACAAGATTTTCAAAGCATTCAAAGATGCAGTGAACAAGCAAATGGATGCATTAAATATTGATGCAATAAACAGAAAATTAATATCTTTCAAGGATAATATCGAAAAAATTGCAGACGGAGAACATCCGAATCAGCTATATCGTGAACGTGAAAAATTATTGCGGATTTACGATAGTTTGAAAGCTGAAATTTCCACCTATGAAAACAATATGGGTTTCATTTCTGCCAAATCAAAAAAATCTGATCTTATAGTTCAGGAACTTGAACACAAAATCGAGCGACTGAAAGAAGAACGCAATTTAATTGAAAAGAAAATCAAACTGATAGACGAGAGTCTGTAA